In Sulfurovum xiamenensis, a genomic segment contains:
- a CDS encoding O-acetylhomoserine aminocarboxypropyltransferase/cysteine synthase family protein — translation MHEQTLAVHAGYEKDAQGTMAVPIYQSTAYEFRDTEHAANLFALKELGNIYTRLMNPTTDVFEKRFAALEGGVAAIGTASGMSAIFYAIANVAEAGDNIIVAKQVYGGTTTLTGHTIKRFGIETRYFDVRNPSEIEALVDERTKIILFESITNPSIDVADFDAIVAIAEKHGILTCVDNTVATPVLCKPIEHGVDLSVHSTSKYTTGQGLALGGIIVERENLVEKIKGNARYDHFNTPDASYHGLVYSDVPLPIFTLRVRLALLRDLGGAPSPFNSWLHIQGLETLPLRMKQHSSSALAIAEFLEAHPKVKKVNYPGLKSSDQNPLVQKYFKEGMASGLLSFEVESKELAQSIADATEIFAVVVNIGDSKSIITHPASTTHQQLSAKELEEAGVPGGLVRLSVGIEDTQDLIDDLAKALG, via the coding sequence ATGCACGAACAAACACTGGCCGTCCATGCAGGATATGAGAAAGATGCACAAGGGACTATGGCAGTACCTATCTACCAAAGTACAGCGTATGAGTTTAGAGATACGGAACATGCAGCGAATCTCTTCGCACTGAAAGAGCTTGGAAATATTTATACACGTCTTATGAACCCTACTACGGATGTGTTTGAAAAACGTTTTGCGGCATTGGAAGGTGGAGTGGCTGCGATCGGGACTGCATCTGGAATGTCGGCTATTTTTTACGCTATCGCAAACGTGGCTGAAGCGGGTGATAATATCATCGTCGCAAAACAAGTGTATGGTGGAACAACGACACTTACCGGACATACGATCAAACGTTTTGGTATCGAGACACGTTACTTTGATGTGAGAAATCCCTCAGAGATAGAAGCTTTGGTTGATGAGAGAACAAAGATCATACTTTTTGAGAGTATTACAAATCCGAGTATAGATGTGGCTGATTTTGATGCTATCGTGGCTATCGCAGAAAAACACGGTATCTTGACTTGTGTGGATAATACTGTTGCAACACCAGTGTTATGTAAACCCATAGAACATGGTGTGGATCTGAGCGTACATAGTACAAGTAAATATACGACAGGACAAGGGTTAGCACTCGGTGGTATTATCGTTGAGCGCGAGAATCTGGTAGAGAAGATCAAGGGTAATGCACGTTATGATCACTTTAACACTCCAGATGCGAGTTATCATGGACTTGTGTACTCTGATGTACCTCTTCCTATTTTTACACTGAGAGTACGTTTGGCACTTCTACGTGATCTTGGTGGTGCACCAAGTCCATTTAACTCATGGTTGCATATTCAAGGTCTTGAGACTCTGCCACTACGAATGAAACAGCATTCCAGTTCTGCACTTGCTATAGCAGAGTTTTTAGAGGCACATCCAAAGGTGAAAAAAGTGAATTATCCAGGGTTAAAGTCAAGTGATCAAAATCCATTAGTTCAAAAGTACTTTAAAGAGGGGATGGCAAGTGGTCTTCTTTCATTTGAAGTCGAGAGTAAAGAGTTGGCACAGAGTATTGCTGATGCTACAGAGATCTTTGCGGTGGTTGTAAATATTGGTGACAGTAAATCGATCATCACTCACCCTGCAAGTACAACCCACCAGCAACTTTCAGCCAAGGAGCTTGAAGAGGCTGGTGTTCCTGGAGGTTTAGTACGACTGAGCGTAGGTATAGAAGATACACAAGATCTTATCGATGATTTGGCAAAAGCACTTGGATAG
- the xseB gene encoding exodeoxyribonuclease VII small subunit — protein sequence MKNETFEEKLEHSKELLEKLMNPEITLEESVKLYEEGLKNIKEAQTLIEEAKTKITVIEQANQNTGDTL from the coding sequence ATGAAAAATGAAACATTTGAAGAGAAATTAGAACATTCAAAAGAATTGCTTGAAAAACTGATGAACCCCGAGATCACACTTGAGGAGTCTGTCAAGCTCTATGAAGAGGGTTTAAAAAATATAAAAGAGGCACAAACACTGATAGAAGAAGCCAAAACGAAAATTACAGTGATAGAACAAGCCAACCAAAATACGGGAGATACCCTGTAA
- a CDS encoding carbon-nitrogen hydrolase family protein codes for MAQLVVAALQLPTLGMNATRLEFYLKQAKQRNAEVMLLGEYVLNHFFKEFATMSPNMVKEQTRKHTELLKNLAAKYDIVFVAPIIVTKKDGYHKTIVKITPKTTRYYEQQILLPYTHWNEKKFFANPIQSLKDPMTFNIKGFRVMVMAGFELHFDHFWQRATEKKIDLVLLPTASTFGSHNRWREIIKTKAFLHGCYILRANRLGEYSDNEVKWKFYGDTMLVSPEGDVEMMLEDKESMLVEVIDKADVLEHRKAWAFEKELQLRMG; via the coding sequence ATGGCGCAACTTGTTGTAGCAGCACTTCAATTACCAACATTGGGTATGAATGCAACAAGACTTGAGTTTTATCTGAAACAAGCCAAGCAGAGAAATGCAGAGGTGATGCTTCTTGGTGAGTATGTTCTGAATCATTTTTTTAAAGAGTTTGCCACAATGTCACCCAATATGGTGAAAGAACAGACACGTAAACATACAGAACTTCTTAAAAATCTTGCAGCAAAATATGATATTGTTTTTGTTGCACCTATCATTGTCACAAAAAAAGATGGATATCATAAAACCATTGTGAAGATCACACCTAAGACGACAAGATATTATGAACAGCAAATTCTTCTTCCTTATACGCACTGGAATGAAAAAAAGTTTTTTGCCAACCCTATTCAATCACTTAAAGATCCGATGACTTTCAATATTAAAGGCTTCAGAGTGATGGTCATGGCTGGATTTGAACTTCATTTTGACCATTTTTGGCAAAGAGCAACTGAAAAAAAGATCGACCTTGTACTGCTTCCTACTGCTTCAACCTTTGGATCTCATAACCGTTGGAGAGAGATCATCAAAACAAAAGCCTTTTTACATGGATGCTATATACTAAGAGCCAATCGTTTGGGTGAATACAGTGACAATGAAGTCAAATGGAAATTTTATGGTGATACGATGCTTGTCTCTCCCGAGGGTGACGTAGAAATGATGCTGGAAGATAAAGAATCCATGTTGGTTGAGGTGATAGATAAAGCAGATGTGCTGGAACACAGAAAAGCATGGGCGTTTGAAAAAGAGTTGCAGTTAAGAATGGGTTAG
- a CDS encoding ParA family protein, producing the protein MSEIISIANQKGGVGKTTTAVNLAASLAEKGKKVLLLDIDPQSNATTSLGFSRGDYEYNIYHVLIGSKKLSEVILKTDVKNLKLVPSNIGLVGIEKEFYNPKAKNRELFLKGKLQEVASKFDFIIIDSPPALGPITINALSASDSVIIPIQCEFFALEGLAQLLNTVGLLKKTINPKLKIKGFLPTMYSGQNNLSKQVLADLSHHFKDKLFHVKKGKGCIVVPRNVKIAESPSFGKPVTSYAASSKGSVAYRDLATVIARG; encoded by the coding sequence ATGAGTGAGATAATTAGTATAGCCAACCAAAAGGGTGGCGTAGGAAAAACAACAACAGCAGTCAATCTGGCAGCCTCTTTGGCTGAAAAAGGGAAGAAGGTCCTTCTTCTTGATATTGATCCACAGTCCAATGCAACAACAAGTTTAGGTTTTAGCAGAGGGGATTATGAATATAATATCTATCATGTACTGATTGGAAGTAAAAAACTTTCAGAAGTGATCCTTAAAACAGACGTTAAAAACCTTAAACTTGTGCCTTCTAACATTGGGTTGGTAGGTATAGAAAAAGAGTTTTATAATCCTAAGGCAAAAAACAGAGAATTATTCCTGAAAGGAAAACTTCAAGAGGTTGCTTCTAAATTTGATTTTATTATTATAGATTCACCTCCGGCATTAGGACCTATTACCATTAATGCGTTGAGTGCATCTGATTCTGTGATCATACCGATCCAGTGTGAGTTTTTTGCATTGGAAGGATTGGCACAGCTACTCAATACGGTAGGGCTTTTGAAAAAGACGATCAACCCGAAACTCAAGATCAAAGGTTTCTTGCCTACAATGTACTCTGGTCAGAATAATCTTTCTAAACAGGTGCTGGCTGATTTGAGCCATCATTTTAAAGACAAACTTTTCCATGTAAAAAAAGGGAAAGGGTGTATCGTTGTACCACGAAATGTCAAGATCGCAGAGAGTCCGAGTTTTGGCAAACCAGTGACTTCATATGCTGCAAGTTCAAAAGGTTCTGTAGCCTATAGAGATCTTGCAACCGTCATCGCAAGAGGTTAG
- a CDS encoding biotin--[acetyl-CoA-carboxylase] ligase: MEIVSFDTLASTQTYLLEQLKKQSVQAPLAVIANQQYSGIGSRDNSWSGGEGNFFASIAVNLEDLPKDLPLESASIYFSFIMKQTLEAHDENIWLKWPNDFYLNDEKIGGTITKKFKNTLVCGMGINLKDSQNGYRALECDISAQFLLEKYLLALEKFPKWKEVFREYEIEFELSRKFSVHIENDKKSLSDATLCADGSLMIEGKRVFSLR; the protein is encoded by the coding sequence TTGGAGATAGTATCATTTGATACGCTTGCTTCTACACAAACCTATCTTTTGGAACAATTAAAGAAGCAAAGCGTGCAAGCCCCTTTGGCCGTGATTGCCAATCAACAGTATTCCGGTATAGGAAGCCGTGATAACTCTTGGTCAGGAGGAGAAGGAAACTTTTTTGCCTCCATCGCCGTGAACTTGGAGGATCTGCCTAAAGATCTACCGCTTGAATCTGCTTCTATTTATTTCTCTTTTATCATGAAACAAACACTTGAGGCACATGATGAAAATATCTGGTTAAAATGGCCTAATGATTTCTATTTAAATGATGAAAAAATAGGCGGTACAATTACAAAAAAATTCAAAAATACGTTAGTATGTGGAATGGGAATAAATTTAAAAGATTCTCAAAATGGCTACAGAGCCTTAGAATGCGATATTTCAGCTCAATTTCTACTGGAAAAGTACCTTTTGGCACTCGAAAAATTTCCAAAATGGAAGGAAGTTTTTAGAGAGTATGAGATAGAATTTGAACTAAGCAGAAAGTTTTCAGTGCATATTGAAAACGATAAAAAGAGCTTGTCAGATGCGACTTTATGTGCAGATGGCTCTTTAATGATAGAGGGGAAGAGGGTGTTTAGTTTACGATGA
- the rplU gene encoding 50S ribosomal protein L21, whose amino-acid sequence MYAIIKASGQQFKVQEGDIICFDNMNLEPKAAVEFKEVLALDNGELTVGAPFVEGAVVKGEVINEGRDKKVIIYKKRRRKDSKLKRGFRRDFTRVRITKIA is encoded by the coding sequence ATGTACGCAATCATTAAAGCAAGTGGCCAACAATTTAAAGTTCAAGAGGGTGATATCATCTGTTTTGACAACATGAATCTTGAGCCAAAAGCGGCGGTAGAGTTTAAAGAAGTTCTAGCGCTAGACAACGGTGAATTAACTGTAGGAGCTCCTTTCGTAGAGGGTGCTGTAGTTAAAGGTGAAGTAATCAATGAAGGTAGAGATAAAAAAGTTATCATCTACAAGAAAAGAAGAAGAAAAGATTCAAAACTTAAAAGAGGTTTCAGAAGAGACTTTACAAGAGTTAGAATTACTAAAATAGCATAA
- the obgE gene encoding GTPase ObgE has protein sequence MFVDSVELTVSSGKGGAGAISFWTEKFVSKGGPDGGDGGRGGSVFFKVDNNTDTLSALRGRNHIKAENGRPGEGRKCYGRKGHDTIITVPPGTTVVDMETGEELLDLVNEGEVVLFLEGGKGGLGNMHFKSSSNQRPTYAQPGLPGITKHVRLEMKLIADVGLVGYPNVGKSTLISTLSNARPQVANYEFTTLTPKLGVVHVGDFDSFMMADIPGIIEGASDGRGLGLEFLKHIERTKTLLLMIDAANYREMKYQYETLLVELKRYSETLATRKHAIAITKIDSLSQEEVNALTETFLADIGLEANNTLQKYKADTNYLSYGFKTDFGLQLPEEKPFFVLPISSVAHLNTEALRYAISDFVKMVKVEQEAE, from the coding sequence ATGTTTGTAGATAGTGTAGAACTAACAGTTAGTTCTGGTAAAGGTGGTGCGGGTGCCATCTCTTTTTGGACAGAAAAGTTTGTCTCTAAAGGTGGTCCCGATGGTGGTGACGGAGGACGCGGAGGTTCTGTGTTTTTCAAAGTAGACAATAATACAGATACTCTCTCGGCACTTCGTGGACGCAACCATATTAAAGCAGAGAATGGTCGTCCCGGAGAAGGACGTAAGTGTTATGGTCGCAAGGGACACGACACCATTATCACGGTTCCTCCTGGCACAACAGTCGTTGATATGGAGACAGGTGAAGAGCTTCTTGACCTGGTCAATGAAGGAGAAGTGGTTCTTTTCCTTGAAGGGGGTAAGGGTGGTTTAGGAAATATGCACTTTAAAAGTTCAAGTAACCAAAGACCGACCTATGCACAGCCTGGACTTCCAGGGATCACCAAACATGTAAGACTTGAAATGAAACTCATTGCAGATGTAGGTTTAGTAGGATATCCAAATGTAGGAAAATCCACATTGATCTCTACACTTTCCAATGCACGACCTCAAGTAGCCAATTATGAGTTTACAACACTGACACCGAAACTCGGTGTGGTGCATGTAGGTGACTTCGATTCTTTCATGATGGCTGATATACCTGGTATTATTGAGGGTGCCAGTGATGGTAGAGGCTTGGGCTTGGAATTTTTGAAGCATATTGAAAGAACAAAAACATTGCTTCTGATGATCGATGCGGCAAATTACCGAGAGATGAAGTATCAGTATGAGACGCTTCTGGTTGAATTAAAACGTTATTCTGAAACACTTGCTACACGAAAGCATGCGATCGCTATTACCAAAATTGATTCACTTTCACAAGAGGAAGTGAATGCTTTGACAGAAACATTCTTAGCGGACATAGGTTTGGAAGCAAATAATACACTACAGAAATATAAAGCAGATACAAACTATCTAAGTTATGGATTTAAGACTGATTTTGGTCTACAACTGCCAGAAGAGAAACCATTTTTTGTACTTCCTATCTCATCTGTAGCACACTTAAATACGGAAGCACTGCGTTATGCGATCAGTGATTTTGTCAAAATGGTCAAAGTAGAACAAGAAGCTGAGTAA
- the fmt gene encoding methionyl-tRNA formyltransferase: protein MKYKIVYMGTPHYAKEILKTLIEAEDMEVSLVLTQPDRPVGRKKVLTAPPVKELALKHGIDVLQPHRLSDEGIEDTIKALKPDFIVVAAFGQILPKSILDIAPCINLHASLLPQYRGASPVQQSLLHGDTKTGVTSMLMEEGLDTGPMLEKIEFVIPEDMRLHALMAQLTSDACRLTLSTIRNFENITPQVQDETEATLCKKIKKSDGEVDFSDASVIYNKYRAFEGWPGIFAANGTKFDGLSLADTESHNKAFEILSFIDESVVVGCLKGSLQIETIQPASKKAMSAKAYCVGRGLKVGDSII, encoded by the coding sequence ATGAAATACAAAATAGTTTACATGGGAACACCCCACTATGCAAAAGAGATACTCAAGACACTGATAGAAGCTGAAGATATGGAGGTCTCTCTAGTACTCACACAACCAGACCGTCCTGTGGGACGTAAGAAAGTGTTGACAGCACCTCCTGTGAAAGAGTTGGCATTAAAGCATGGTATTGATGTCCTTCAGCCTCATCGCTTAAGTGATGAAGGTATTGAAGATACGATCAAAGCGTTGAAACCTGATTTTATTGTGGTGGCGGCATTTGGACAGATACTGCCTAAAAGTATATTGGATATTGCCCCTTGTATTAATTTGCATGCTTCACTTTTACCTCAGTATAGAGGTGCTTCTCCTGTACAGCAATCTCTGCTTCACGGTGACACCAAAACGGGTGTCACTTCCATGCTGATGGAGGAAGGACTGGATACGGGTCCCATGCTTGAAAAGATTGAGTTTGTTATCCCCGAAGATATGCGTCTTCATGCACTCATGGCACAATTAACCTCTGATGCCTGCAGATTGACACTCAGTACTATTAGAAATTTTGAGAATATCACACCTCAAGTACAAGATGAAACCGAAGCAACACTCTGTAAAAAGATCAAAAAAAGTGATGGCGAAGTAGATTTCTCAGATGCAAGTGTCATCTATAATAAATACCGCGCATTTGAAGGTTGGCCGGGTATTTTTGCTGCGAATGGTACAAAATTTGACGGACTATCTCTGGCAGATACAGAATCACATAACAAGGCATTTGAGATTCTCTCTTTTATAGATGAAAGTGTAGTAGTTGGTTGCCTGAAGGGATCTTTGCAGATCGAAACGATCCAGCCTGCATCAAAAAAGGCAATGTCAGCCAAAGCATATTGTGTAGGAAGGGGGCTAAAAGTTGGAGATAGTATCATTTGA
- the rpmA gene encoding 50S ribosomal protein L27, with protein sequence MAHKKGQGSTQNNRDSAGRRLGVKKFGGEAVIPGNIIIRQRGTKVHPGNGVGMGKDHTIFALIEGVVKFDNKSATQKKVSVVPA encoded by the coding sequence ATGGCACACAAGAAAGGACAAGGGTCCACTCAAAATAATCGTGATTCAGCTGGACGTCGTTTAGGCGTTAAAAAGTTTGGTGGTGAAGCAGTTATCCCAGGTAACATTATCATCAGACAAAGAGGAACTAAAGTTCACCCAGGTAATGGTGTAGGAATGGGTAAAGACCATACTATATTTGCACTTATCGAAGGTGTAGTGAAGTTTGATAACAAATCTGCTACTCAAAAGAAAGTTTCAGTAGTACCTGCATAA
- the proB gene encoding glutamate 5-kinase produces MKRIVIKVGSHVLTENGAIAKPRMLALVQLIAELKTHHYDVILVSSGAVSAGYTQLPLDRSQVANKQALAAIGQPLLLKMYQEKFARFNLLCSQVLLSADVFGEPEHIAHAKNAIDTLLKNNVVPIINENDTVSIEELVFGDNDRLSAHVAHYFDASLLVILSDIDAFYDKDPNKYDDAKRRVVVNRLAEDELNAEHTPNNEFATGGIVTKLQSADFLMKQGREMFLASGFDLGDVKAFLVDGEHKGGTLFKA; encoded by the coding sequence ATGAAAAGAATAGTCATTAAAGTGGGTTCCCATGTTTTAACAGAAAATGGTGCCATTGCTAAACCACGTATGCTGGCACTGGTACAATTGATAGCCGAACTGAAAACACATCACTATGATGTGATCTTGGTGAGTTCAGGTGCAGTATCTGCAGGTTATACTCAATTACCACTTGATCGAAGTCAAGTCGCAAACAAACAGGCATTGGCTGCGATAGGCCAGCCACTCCTTCTCAAAATGTATCAGGAGAAGTTTGCCAGGTTTAATTTACTCTGTTCTCAAGTACTTTTGAGTGCAGATGTGTTTGGCGAACCTGAACACATCGCACATGCGAAAAATGCAATAGATACATTGTTAAAAAATAATGTGGTACCTATCATCAATGAAAATGATACCGTCAGTATCGAAGAATTGGTTTTTGGAGACAATGACAGACTCTCTGCACATGTAGCACACTACTTTGATGCCTCACTTCTTGTCATACTCTCAGATATCGATGCTTTTTATGATAAAGATCCAAATAAATATGACGATGCCAAACGAAGAGTAGTAGTCAATAGACTAGCAGAGGATGAACTCAACGCTGAACATACGCCCAATAATGAATTTGCAACAGGTGGAATTGTGACGAAACTACAATCTGCAGATTTTTTAATGAAACAGGGCAGAGAGATGTTTTTGGCAAGTGGATTTGATCTGGGTGATGTGAAAGCATTTCTTGTAGACGGTGAGCATAAGGGTGGAACACTTTTTAAAGCCTAA
- a CDS encoding HesA/MoeB/ThiF family protein, with product MTPEQYFNRQIQLWGEATQKALQNKKIAIIGSGGLGSTLAMALGTSGIGEIHMVDFDIVSNHNIHRQIAFTLKDEGKNKAKAVAALIESKNPFVKALAFDMDFDAFKELGNTYDLILDATDNLPVRSEIDKHAKATHTPWIYASVEEFNGQVCFFDQANFQVFNISDHKPGGITAPIVMHIGSLQANLALRYLAGLSVTKDKLYYLYFNDEGELMTQKFGMPEA from the coding sequence ATGACACCAGAGCAATATTTTAACAGACAGATACAATTATGGGGTGAGGCTACACAAAAGGCGCTTCAAAATAAAAAGATAGCCATCATTGGTTCTGGTGGTCTGGGATCTACTTTAGCGATGGCACTGGGTACATCAGGTATAGGTGAGATACATATGGTAGATTTCGATATCGTTTCAAATCATAACATCCATAGACAAATAGCATTTACACTGAAGGATGAAGGCAAAAACAAAGCCAAAGCTGTAGCTGCATTGATAGAATCTAAAAACCCATTTGTCAAAGCACTTGCTTTTGATATGGATTTTGATGCCTTCAAAGAATTGGGAAACACGTATGACCTGATACTTGATGCTACAGATAACCTTCCTGTAAGAAGTGAGATAGACAAGCATGCCAAAGCAACCCATACACCTTGGATCTATGCAAGTGTTGAAGAGTTTAACGGACAGGTCTGTTTCTTTGATCAGGCAAACTTCCAAGTGTTCAATATCTCTGACCATAAACCTGGCGGTATTACAGCTCCTATCGTGATGCACATCGGATCTCTCCAGGCAAATTTGGCATTGCGCTATCTTGCCGGGCTTTCTGTGACAAAAGATAAACTCTATTATCTTTATTTTAATGATGAAGGTGAGCTTATGACACAAAAATTTGGAATGCCAGAGGCGTAA
- a CDS encoding RidA family protein encodes MKFISTNEAPAAIGPYSQAVVANGFIYTSGQIALTPEGVMAADDVENQTHQVMKNLFYVLEAAGAHFNDVIKTTIFLADMNDFEKVNAIYAHYFGTHKPVRSTVAVKTLPKNALVEIDCIAIAGADYTY; translated from the coding sequence ATGAAATTTATTTCGACAAACGAAGCACCCGCAGCAATAGGACCATACTCACAAGCAGTGGTGGCAAATGGATTCATCTATACCTCAGGACAGATCGCATTGACACCGGAAGGTGTGATGGCTGCAGATGATGTAGAGAACCAAACACATCAAGTGATGAAAAATCTTTTTTATGTACTTGAAGCAGCTGGAGCACACTTTAATGATGTGATCAAGACAACGATCTTTTTGGCAGATATGAATGACTTTGAAAAAGTCAATGCGATCTATGCGCATTATTTTGGTACACATAAACCAGTACGTAGCACAGTAGCAGTTAAAACACTTCCAAAAAATGCACTGGTTGAGATAGATTGTATAGCAATTGCCGGAGCGGATTATACTTACTAG
- the metX gene encoding homoserine O-acetyltransferase MetX codes for MEITTKTAQFSSPLYLESGRILEPYEIAYETYGALNEEKSNVILVCHALSGSHHAAGTYEGERKAGWWDGLIGDGKAVDTNKYFVICTNVIGSCFGSTGPMSNNYPSEDPYRLRFPVVTIKDMVRAQMHLLSQLGIYHVRAIIGGSMGGMQALQFAVDYPNFADEIISLAATYATRPWTIAFNKVAVEAIRRDPRFNHGNYEKDAFKEEGLDGLAIGRIAGHISYLAPDSMDNKFGRNYVNNDGLFELFGRYEVERYMEYNTNNFSRIFDPLSYLYIVKAINTFNLSRGYDSLHDAVLRIKANVHLISFSSDYLFFPCEMEHIAKMMERNGQSHTYLEVQSSYGHDAFLVELDKFEDHIKDVLQ; via the coding sequence ATGGAAATCACAACTAAAACAGCACAATTTAGCTCTCCTCTCTACCTCGAGAGTGGGCGTATCTTAGAACCGTATGAGATCGCCTATGAGACATATGGAGCGTTAAACGAAGAGAAGTCCAATGTTATTTTAGTCTGTCATGCCCTAAGTGGTTCCCATCATGCAGCCGGAACCTATGAAGGTGAACGAAAGGCCGGATGGTGGGATGGATTGATCGGTGATGGTAAAGCGGTCGATACCAACAAATATTTTGTGATCTGTACTAATGTGATAGGGTCATGTTTTGGCTCGACAGGACCAATGAGTAACAATTATCCCAGTGAAGACCCTTATAGATTGCGGTTTCCTGTAGTGACCATCAAAGATATGGTACGTGCACAGATGCATCTTCTTTCGCAGTTGGGTATTTACCATGTACGTGCGATCATAGGTGGTTCTATGGGGGGTATGCAGGCACTGCAGTTTGCTGTAGACTACCCTAACTTTGCAGATGAGATCATCTCTCTTGCCGCAACATATGCGACAAGACCATGGACCATCGCATTTAACAAAGTGGCGGTTGAAGCGATCAGAAGAGATCCTCGCTTTAATCATGGTAACTATGAGAAAGATGCATTCAAAGAGGAAGGATTGGATGGATTGGCTATAGGGCGTATCGCTGGACACATCTCTTACCTAGCACCGGACTCCATGGATAATAAGTTTGGACGTAACTATGTGAACAATGATGGACTTTTTGAACTCTTTGGACGTTATGAAGTAGAGAGATACATGGAGTACAATACCAATAACTTTTCACGTATATTTGATCCGCTTTCCTATCTATATATAGTAAAAGCGATCAATACATTTAATTTAAGTCGTGGATATGATTCGTTGCATGATGCGGTTCTACGTATTAAAGCTAATGTACACTTGATCAGTTTTTCATCTGACTATCTCTTTTTCCCTTGTGAGATGGAACATATCGCCAAAATGATGGAACGTAATGGACAGTCGCATACGTATTTGGAAGTTCAGAGTAGTTATGGACATGATGCCTTTTTAGTGGAGTTAGACAAATTTGAAGACCATATCAAGGATGTATTACAATGA
- a CDS encoding ParB/RepB/Spo0J family partition protein produces the protein MALGRGLGEILSEVEEAYERDLSDIDSFELESQGARVEEIAVESIAANPFQPRKHFDEQALKELSHSIAEHGLLQPIVVIEKGDGYLLIAGERRLRAHKLAKLNTIKAIIANVDIDEIRLRELALIENIQRENLNAIELANSYAELIEVHNITHDDLSSIVHKSRSQITNTMRLLSLSSYAQEQLVEGKISQGHAKVLVGLDEKKQKIVIDSVIGQKLSVRDTENMVKNHKESGSVPISKPATVKLLDKYADVLSETLPFKYKLKAKSIEISFENDKEVEKFLAQLQAKNG, from the coding sequence ATGGCATTAGGCAGAGGACTAGGAGAGATCCTTTCTGAAGTAGAAGAGGCGTATGAAAGAGACTTAAGTGATATTGACAGTTTTGAGCTTGAGTCTCAAGGTGCTAGGGTAGAAGAGATCGCTGTTGAAAGTATTGCAGCAAACCCTTTTCAGCCGCGTAAACATTTTGATGAACAAGCCCTCAAAGAGTTAAGTCACTCTATTGCAGAGCATGGACTGCTTCAGCCTATCGTTGTGATAGAAAAAGGGGATGGGTATCTTCTTATAGCCGGTGAGCGTCGTCTTAGAGCACACAAGCTTGCAAAACTCAACACGATAAAAGCCATTATTGCCAATGTGGATATCGATGAAATAAGACTGCGTGAACTTGCGCTGATCGAAAATATACAAAGAGAGAACCTCAATGCAATAGAACTGGCAAACTCTTATGCAGAATTGATAGAAGTACATAATATCACACATGATGACCTCTCCTCTATTGTACACAAAAGCCGTTCACAGATCACCAATACCATGCGTCTTCTAAGCCTCTCTTCTTATGCCCAGGAGCAGCTTGTTGAGGGAAAGATATCACAAGGTCATGCAAAGGTCCTGGTCGGACTTGATGAAAAGAAACAAAAAATTGTGATAGACAGTGTCATCGGCCAGAAACTGAGTGTACGTGATACAGAAAATATGGTCAAGAATCACAAAGAGAGTGGTTCTGTGCCTATATCCAAACCAGCAACTGTGAAGTTATTGGATAAGTATGCTGATGTGTTATCTGAGACTCTACCTTTTAAATATAAGCTCAAAGCAAAAAGTATTGAAATCAGTTTTGAGAATGACAAAGAGGTTGAAAAGTTTTTAGCACAGTTACAAGCCAAGAATGGGTAG